A DNA window from Halomicrobium mukohataei DSM 12286 contains the following coding sequences:
- a CDS encoding creatininase family protein produces MLYDSIGATDSEWAGKPYAEIREVADSDGSVLVVPVGSIEQHGHHLPVATDTILVDAVVHGGTEQAGADVPVLVTPTVWTGFSPHHLSFGGTLSLELDHLRAVLEDVALTGIQNGFDAVCFVNGHGGNAALVDAVVSTVGTETDAEVLGTTYFTLATDEVGALRDSEDGGMAHGGEYETSLMLHLRPDLVADAAKREGTLWDEHYEWSGGDLLDGGPVSVYRSFDEYSESGAIGAPELASAEKGARIYDAVTSELAALLVAIHEHNA; encoded by the coding sequence ATGCTCTACGATTCAATCGGCGCGACCGACAGCGAATGGGCCGGTAAACCGTACGCGGAGATTCGCGAGGTCGCCGACAGCGACGGGTCGGTCCTCGTCGTCCCCGTCGGCAGCATCGAACAGCACGGCCACCACCTCCCGGTCGCGACGGACACCATCCTCGTCGACGCGGTCGTCCACGGTGGCACCGAACAGGCGGGCGCTGACGTTCCCGTCCTCGTGACGCCGACGGTCTGGACGGGCTTCTCGCCCCACCACCTCTCGTTCGGTGGGACGCTGTCGCTGGAGCTCGACCACCTCCGTGCGGTGCTCGAAGACGTGGCGCTGACTGGCATCCAGAACGGCTTCGACGCCGTCTGTTTCGTCAACGGCCACGGCGGCAACGCGGCGCTCGTCGACGCCGTCGTCAGCACCGTCGGCACCGAGACCGACGCCGAGGTCCTGGGGACGACGTACTTCACGCTAGCCACCGACGAAGTCGGAGCGCTGCGGGACAGCGAGGACGGTGGGATGGCCCACGGCGGCGAGTACGAGACCTCGCTGATGCTCCACCTGCGGCCCGACCTCGTCGCCGACGCCGCGAAGCGCGAGGGCACTCTCTGGGACGAACACTACGAGTGGAGCGGCGGCGACCTCCTGGATGGCGGTCCCGTCTCGGTGTATCGGTCCTTCGACGAGTACTCCGAGTCGGGTGCCATCGGCGCGCCGGAGCTCGCCAGCGCCGAGAAGGGGGCCCGAATCTACGACGCCGTCACGAGCGAACTCGCTGCCTTGCTGGTCGCGATCCACGAACACAACGCTTGA
- a CDS encoding ABC transporter substrate-binding protein — MLEAIGAGGLIAISGCMGDGGDGGDGGDGGSDGGDGGSDGSDGGDQQTIQFLTMGVGDNIAEFFEKNNAAFEEEFGVTLDFTSVTWDNAQQTVNNRVDGGEAPDVSRWPARWIPQLVGKEALVPITDMMEGEFGDQFYQGMADGCMYQGEYYAAPWAASNKCFYYNKDVFEAAGLDPEDPQLDTWDDMLSAAQTITEETDTPALGLAGADAIETGSQYYHYHWSHGADLIDDEGQPVVNSDGAVEALSFYSDLHLEHGVTQSSPLSSTRQDIRQLFESGSLGMVIAHVYTGINIDDSDADFDYGIAQVPEGPAGRYSLNTIDGVSIFAQTEVEDLARDLLRFYFDEDRHFEYASSKGFMPTVEAVGERDYFQDSENWAPFIEAGQYARARPKLSNFNEFNNRMVQAIQEALGDQKSPQQALDDAQADLEEMMQ, encoded by the coding sequence ATGCTCGAAGCCATCGGTGCCGGTGGCCTCATCGCCATCTCCGGCTGTATGGGCGACGGTGGCGATGGCGGCGATGGCGGTGACGGTGGCAGCGACGGCGGTGACGGTGGCAGCGACGGCAGCGACGGTGGCGATCAGCAGACCATCCAGTTCCTGACGATGGGGGTCGGCGACAACATCGCCGAGTTCTTCGAGAAGAACAACGCGGCCTTCGAAGAGGAGTTCGGCGTCACGCTTGACTTCACGAGCGTCACCTGGGACAACGCCCAGCAGACGGTCAACAACCGCGTCGACGGCGGCGAGGCACCTGACGTAAGTCGCTGGCCGGCCCGCTGGATCCCCCAGCTCGTCGGCAAGGAAGCGCTCGTCCCCATCACCGACATGATGGAAGGCGAGTTCGGCGACCAGTTCTACCAGGGCATGGCCGACGGCTGTATGTACCAGGGCGAGTACTACGCTGCCCCCTGGGCCGCATCCAACAAGTGCTTCTACTACAACAAGGACGTGTTCGAGGCGGCGGGCCTCGATCCGGAGGACCCCCAGCTCGACACCTGGGACGACATGCTCTCGGCGGCCCAGACCATCACCGAGGAGACCGACACCCCCGCACTGGGACTGGCCGGTGCCGACGCCATCGAGACCGGCTCGCAGTACTACCACTACCACTGGTCACACGGCGCGGACCTGATCGACGACGAGGGTCAGCCGGTCGTCAACTCCGATGGGGCCGTCGAGGCGCTGAGCTTCTACTCGGACCTGCACCTCGAACACGGCGTCACTCAGTCCTCGCCGCTGTCCTCGACGCGCCAGGACATCCGTCAGCTGTTCGAGTCCGGCTCGCTGGGTATGGTCATCGCCCACGTCTACACGGGCATCAACATCGACGACAGCGACGCCGACTTCGACTACGGGATCGCACAGGTGCCGGAGGGGCCCGCTGGCCGCTACAGCCTGAACACGATCGACGGCGTTTCGATCTTCGCCCAGACCGAGGTCGAGGACCTCGCGCGGGACCTGCTACGGTTCTACTTCGACGAGGACCGCCACTTCGAGTACGCGAGCAGCAAGGGATTCATGCCGACGGTCGAGGCGGTCGGCGAGCGCGACTACTTCCAGGACTCGGAGAACTGGGCACCGTTCATCGAGGCCGGTCAGTACGCCCGCGCTCGGCCGAAACTGTCGAACTTCAACGAGTTCAACAACCGCATGG
- a CDS encoding ABC transporter ATP-binding protein, which produces MSKVRLSDVTKVYDDLLAVKEIDFTVRDGEFLVMVGPSGCGKSTTLRMIAGLETITSGEIEIGDQIVNDVRPQDRDIAMVFQNYALYPHMSVRENMSFGLRLSDEYEDAEIDERVNDAADLLEIPELLDQLPKQLSGGQQQRVALGRSIVRDPDVFLMDEPLSNLDAKLRTQMRTELQRIQEELGVTTIYVTHDQTEAMTMGDRIAILNDGELQQIAEPEVCYDRPNNKFVAGFIGSPSMNFFEVDVTESGDGVHLSGNGFETTLGVSLDAGAYTLGVRPEDLTVGTDEGHLEAVVDVVEPMGSDNFLYLHPPEGDGEIIARVDSEYHPEPGETVSLGFDIEDIHFFDETGDRVPIDDEPEAIPTA; this is translated from the coding sequence ATGAGCAAGGTACGTCTCTCTGATGTCACAAAGGTGTACGACGATCTTCTGGCGGTCAAGGAGATAGATTTCACCGTCCGGGACGGGGAGTTCCTCGTGATGGTCGGTCCGTCCGGCTGTGGGAAGTCGACGACGCTCCGGATGATCGCGGGGCTCGAAACGATCACCTCGGGCGAGATCGAAATCGGTGACCAGATCGTCAACGACGTCCGACCACAGGACCGCGATATCGCGATGGTGTTCCAGAACTACGCGCTGTATCCCCACATGAGCGTTCGGGAGAACATGTCCTTCGGACTGCGTCTCTCCGACGAGTACGAGGACGCCGAGATCGACGAGCGGGTGAACGACGCCGCCGATCTCCTCGAAATTCCGGAGCTGCTCGATCAGCTCCCCAAGCAGCTCTCTGGCGGCCAGCAACAGCGTGTGGCGCTCGGACGCTCCATCGTCCGAGACCCCGACGTGTTCCTGATGGACGAGCCGCTCTCGAATCTCGACGCCAAGCTGCGGACCCAGATGCGCACCGAGCTCCAGCGTATCCAGGAGGAACTGGGTGTGACGACGATCTACGTCACCCACGACCAGACCGAGGCCATGACGATGGGCGACCGCATCGCCATCCTCAACGACGGCGAACTCCAGCAGATCGCCGAGCCGGAGGTGTGTTACGACCGCCCGAACAACAAGTTCGTCGCGGGGTTCATCGGCTCGCCGAGCATGAACTTCTTCGAGGTCGACGTGACCGAAAGCGGCGACGGCGTCCACCTCTCGGGCAACGGGTTCGAGACGACTCTCGGGGTGTCTCTCGACGCCGGTGCCTACACGCTCGGCGTCCGCCCCGAGGACCTGACCGTCGGCACCGACGAGGGCCACCTCGAAGCCGTCGTCGACGTGGTCGAGCCGATGGGCTCGGACAACTTCCTCTATCTGCATCCGCCCGAGGGCGACGGCGAGATCATCGCCCGCGTCGACAGCGAGTACCATCCCGAGCCCGGTGAGACGGTTTCGCTGGGCTTCGATATCGAGGACATCCACTTCTTCGACGAGACGGGCGACCGCGTCCCGATCGACGACGAACCCGAAGCGATCCCGACAGCCTGA
- a CDS encoding DUF373 family protein translates to MLLILCVDLDDDLGRKTDCETPVVGRDAVESAAVELATADPEDSDVNVLFEGVHLYDSIDDEAVEVAAVTGVDGSDVAANRAVGEEVDTVLASLTASEDVRALLVTDGAQDESVVPVIRSRIHIDGVHRVVVRQAQDLESMYYTIKQVLDDPETRGTILVPLGILLLIYPLAILANFLELPGSAIGIISGLLGLYVLARGLGAEETLDRTVDRVRSGLYAGRVTVITYVVAAALMVIGGVSGVRTVESMAVESVAEAIAGLVFGSVRWFAAAGITSSFGRVTDKYLSDSFEWRYLNAPFYVLSIAAVLYGVSSYFLGTATIEELAVALTAGTLLGLGSTLAFAIAETRWQGADPV, encoded by the coding sequence ATGCTGCTGATACTGTGTGTCGACCTCGACGACGACCTCGGCCGCAAGACGGACTGTGAGACGCCCGTCGTCGGCCGCGACGCCGTCGAGTCGGCCGCAGTCGAACTGGCGACTGCCGACCCCGAAGACTCCGACGTGAACGTGCTGTTCGAGGGTGTTCACCTCTACGACTCCATCGACGACGAGGCCGTCGAGGTGGCAGCCGTCACCGGCGTCGACGGGAGCGACGTGGCAGCCAACCGCGCCGTCGGCGAGGAGGTCGACACGGTACTCGCGTCGCTGACCGCCAGCGAAGACGTGCGCGCACTGCTCGTGACCGACGGTGCCCAGGACGAGTCGGTCGTGCCCGTGATCCGCTCACGAATCCACATCGACGGCGTCCATCGCGTGGTCGTCCGCCAGGCACAGGACCTCGAATCGATGTACTACACGATCAAGCAGGTGCTCGACGACCCGGAGACCCGCGGGACGATCCTCGTGCCGCTGGGAATCTTGCTCCTGATTTATCCGCTGGCGATCCTCGCGAACTTCCTCGAACTCCCGGGGTCCGCCATCGGGATCATCTCCGGTCTGCTGGGCCTGTACGTCCTCGCGCGCGGTCTCGGTGCCGAGGAGACGCTGGACCGGACCGTCGACCGCGTCCGCTCGGGACTGTACGCCGGGCGCGTGACGGTGATCACCTACGTCGTCGCCGCGGCACTGATGGTCATCGGCGGCGTCAGCGGCGTCCGGACCGTCGAGTCGATGGCCGTCGAATCGGTCGCCGAAGCCATCGCCGGCCTCGTCTTCGGCTCCGTCCGGTGGTTCGCCGCCGCCGGCATCACCAGTAGCTTCGGCCGCGTCACCGACAAGTACCTCTCGGACAGCTTCGAGTGGCGCTACCTCAACGCCCCGTTCTACGTGCTGTCGATCGCGGCCGTTCTCTACGGCGTCAGCTCCTACTTCCTCGGTACGGCCACGATCGAAGAACTGGCCGTGGCACTGACGGCCGGCACACTGCTCGGCCTGGGCAGCACGCTCGCGTTCGCCATCGCCGAGACCCGCTGGCAAGGAGCCGATCCGGTGTAG
- a CDS encoding IclR family transcriptional regulator, which translates to MTNDRTPRRIQSVELAFDILEVLRDSGGATVTEVADQIDRSPGTTHTYLATMADRGYVRNRDGEYQVGLFAVPLGEYVRGQSQLYRVGKSEVDELAQETGEASHLVVESHGREIPLYERFGPDAVGETLYEENKGHPRWNLHCSAAGKAILAHTPPERRDEILTNYEFAERTPQTTTDEASLREELEAVRQQGFAQNDEEQITGLRAVGAPIRYEGQIRGAISLSAPTSRLQGQQFASEIPERVVQAANVVEINLQSA; encoded by the coding sequence ATGACGAACGACCGAACGCCACGACGAATTCAGTCGGTGGAGTTGGCGTTCGACATCCTCGAAGTGTTACGCGATTCGGGAGGGGCGACGGTGACGGAGGTCGCCGACCAGATCGATCGCTCACCGGGCACGACCCACACCTACCTCGCGACGATGGCAGACCGAGGGTACGTCCGAAACAGAGACGGAGAGTACCAGGTCGGACTGTTCGCAGTGCCACTCGGAGAGTACGTCAGAGGTCAGTCCCAGCTCTACCGGGTCGGCAAGTCGGAGGTCGACGAGCTAGCACAGGAGACCGGCGAGGCCAGCCACCTCGTGGTCGAGAGCCACGGCCGCGAAATCCCGCTGTACGAGCGGTTCGGCCCAGACGCCGTCGGCGAGACGCTGTACGAAGAGAACAAGGGCCACCCGCGGTGGAACCTCCACTGCTCTGCCGCCGGCAAAGCGATTCTGGCCCACACGCCGCCAGAGCGGCGCGACGAGATCCTCACGAACTACGAGTTCGCCGAACGGACGCCACAGACGACGACCGACGAGGCGTCGCTGCGCGAAGAGCTCGAAGCGGTCCGACAGCAGGGATTCGCACAGAACGACGAAGAGCAGATCACGGGGTTGCGCGCCGTCGGTGCGCCGATCCGATACGAGGGCCAGATTCGCGGAGCGATCAGTCTCTCGGCCCCGACGAGCAGGCTCCAAGGCCAACAGTTCGCCTCTGAGATTCCGGAGCGCGTCGTGCAGGCGGCAAACGTCGTCGAGATCAATCTCCAGTCCGCATGA